The sequence GCCGCATAGGCCCCGTCGGGGGTTTGACGGCGTCCGAAAACGTTGAAATAACGAAGACCGATCGTCTCAAGCCCGTAGGTTCTCCAGAAAACGTCACCGTACAGCTCGTTGGTTTTCTTCATGACCGAATAGGGTGACAACAGGTTTCCCGTTCGCGCTTCGACCTTGGGCAGCTCTTTTGAATCGCCGTAAACCGAACTTGAACTCGCGTAGACGAAGCGTTTTATCCCCGCATCCTTGGCAGCCGTCATCATGTTAAGAAACCCTGTAATGTTGGAACGATTCGACGTGATGGGGTCTGCAATCGAACGCGGTACGGACCCGAGTGCTGCCTGGTGCAGTACAATGTCAACCCCATTACAGGCTTCCTGGCATGCGGTAAGGTCCGCAATGTCACCTTCGATAAAACGGAAACGCTTAGCGGTTTCCGTGCCAACGCAAGCCCGGACGTCGTCGAGATTGTGCTGGAAGCCGTTTGAAAAGTTGTCGATTCCGACAACGTTTTGATGATGCATTAACAGAAATTCGGTCAGATTCGACCCGATAAAACCGGCACACCCGGTCACCAGCCAGGTCTTTTGCTCCTGCTGCAGCCGCAATTTCAACTGTTCAAATGCCGTCATCTTTTAAAGCCTTCCATCGACTAATTTTTCATCGACAAACGACTTGATGTCAAACAGGACGCTCTTGTCGGTCTTGTGAAGATCGAGCGTTCTAAACTCATTGTGGGCGACCGCCAATACGATGGCTTCATAACTGTCATAATCAAATGCATCGATCAGCTCTATACCGTATTCATGCCGGACCTCCGCCTTGTCCGCCCAGGGATCATACACATCGACGCTCGTACCGAATTCCCGCAATTCGCTGACAACGTCAATAACGCGGCTGTTACGGATATCCGGGCAGTTTTCCTTAAAAGTAATACCCAGCACGAGCACTTTTGAGCCTTCAATCTTGTGCCCCTTTTTGATCATCAGCTTGATCACCTGGTTCGCGACATAGATACCCATGTTGTCATTGAGACGGCGGCCTGCAAGGATAATCTCGGGATTGTAACCGACGGCCTGTGCCTTGTGTGTCAGGTAATAGGGATCGACGCCGATGCAGTGACCGCCGACAAGGCCCGGACGGAACGGCAGAAAATTCCATTTCGTCCCGGCGGCCTCGAGCACGGCCTCTGTATCAATGCCAAGCTTGTTGAAAATGATGGCGAGTTCATTGACGAAGGCAATGTTGATATCGCGCTGGGAGTTCTCGATCACTTTTGCTGCCTCAGCGACCTTGATGGAAGGTGCGAGATGCGTTCCCGCCGTAATGATACTCGCATAGAGTGCATCAACCCGCTTGCCAATCTCCGGTGTGGAACCGGATGTTACCTTCAGGATCTTCTTGACCGTATGTTCCTTGTCCCCCGGATTGATCCGCTCCGGGCTGTAACCGCAGAAGAACTCCTCGTTAAACTTCAGGCCGCTGACACGTTCCAGTACCGGTACGCACTCCTCTTCCGTCGCCCCCGGATAAACGGTGGATTCATAGATGACAATATCGTCTTTTTTGAGGACCTTCCCAATGGATTCGCTGGCTTTGATCAGAGGCGTCAGATCGGGGCGCTTGTATTCGTCAATCGGCGTCGGTACCGTAACAATAT is a genomic window of Sulfurimonas sp. HSL1-2 containing:
- the tviB gene encoding Vi polysaccharide biosynthesis UDP-N-acetylglucosamine C-6 dehydrogenase TviB, which codes for MSKDKIAVIGLGYVGLPLAHAFSEKYSVTGFDIAQWRIDELRSGTDRTLELSESQVKEAIAHGMHFTNVLDEIADCTIYIVTVPTPIDEYKRPDLTPLIKASESIGKVLKKDDIVIYESTVYPGATEEECVPVLERVSGLKFNEEFFCGYSPERINPGDKEHTVKKILKVTSGSTPEIGKRVDALYASIITAGTHLAPSIKVAEAAKVIENSQRDINIAFVNELAIIFNKLGIDTEAVLEAAGTKWNFLPFRPGLVGGHCIGVDPYYLTHKAQAVGYNPEIILAGRRLNDNMGIYVANQVIKLMIKKGHKIEGSKVLVLGITFKENCPDIRNSRVIDVVSELREFGTSVDVYDPWADKAEVRHEYGIELIDAFDYDSYEAIVLAVAHNEFRTLDLHKTDKSVLFDIKSFVDEKLVDGRL
- a CDS encoding SDR family oxidoreductase — its product is MTAFEQLKLRLQQEQKTWLVTGCAGFIGSNLTEFLLMHHQNVVGIDNFSNGFQHNLDDVRACVGTETAKRFRFIEGDIADLTACQEACNGVDIVLHQAALGSVPRSIADPITSNRSNITGFLNMMTAAKDAGIKRFVYASSSSVYGDSKELPKVEARTGNLLSPYSVMKKTNELYGDVFWRTYGLETIGLRYFNVFGRRQTPDGAYAAVIPKWIGSLLTGEDVFINGDGETSRDFTYIDNVIQMNVLAGLTDNGKAFGEAFNVAVGGRNTLNELYDLISEELMKHVEGFQRKEAVYRDFRPGDIRHSNADITKAKTLVGFEPTHDIYRGMQQAIEWYIKDFEKRRER